A window of Castanea sativa cultivar Marrone di Chiusa Pesio chromosome 1, ASM4071231v1 contains these coding sequences:
- the LOC142622451 gene encoding uncharacterized protein LOC142622451 — MEDTRKRSGYGDTAAEDTSEAKRTRHEEEEGDILAWLSEDEDTVSQLMELLENKSDSNTMAKVRFIDDMYSAPFSYVTINGNEESCGSSFSDLDSSVMASVDTRGLVGIDSNVFGFKFKAEEHDGACRSSDGVAREGSVASGEEVVRAMDGCDDFGWDDQVLARFLGEDF, encoded by the coding sequence ATGGAGGACACGCGAAAGCGATCCGGGTACGGCGACACGGCTGCGGAGGACACTTCTGAAGCGAAAAGGACACGCcatgaggaggaggagggggacATTCTGGCTTGGCTTTCGGAGGACGAGGACACGGTGTCGCAGCTCATGGAGCTCTTGGAGAACAAGAGTGACAGCAACACTATGGCCAAGGTGAGGTTCATCGACGACATGTACTCGGCGCCGTTTTCGTACGTCACCATAAACGGAAACGAGGAGAGCTGCGGGTCGTCGTTCTCCGACCTGGACTCGTCTGTCATGGCCAGCGTGGACACCAGAGGGCTCGTCGGCATTGACAGTAACGTCTTCGGGTTCAAATTCAAAGCGGAGGAACACGACGGCGCGTGTCGGTCAAGCGACGGGGTGGCGCGTGAGGGCTCGGTGGCTTCAGGTGAGGAAGTTGTAAGAGCAATGGACGGCTGTGATGATTTTGGTTGGGATGATCAAGTGCTTGCAAGATTTCTGGGTGAAGACTTCTGA